The sequence below is a genomic window from Variovorax paradoxus B4.
GCCGCGATGCGGCGCTGGTTTTCCTCGTCCAGGCGCACCTCGACCTCGCCGGTTTCGGTCGGCGCGCTGTAGGTGATGTTCGAGACGTTCTCGCCGCGGCTTTCGAGCGCATCGGCGGCTTCTTCAAGCTGCTCGCCCGACTGCACGCGCACCGTCATGAGCTGGCGCGTGACTTCGTTCTTGACCGAGTCGAGCAGCTGGCCGAAGAGTTCGAAGGCCTCGCGCTTGTATTCCTGCTTGGGCTGCTTCTGCGCATAGCCGCGCAGGTGGATGCCCTGGCGCAGGTAGTCGAGCGAGGCCAGGTGCTCGCGCCAGTGCGTGTCGATGCTCTGCAGCAGCACCATGCGTTCGAACTGGGTGAAGTTTTCCTGGCCGATCAGCGCCACCTTGGCACCGAAGCTGTCGTTGGCGTTCTTGACCACCTTCTCGACGATGTCGTCGTCGCCCACGGCCTCGGCCGCCTCGATGTCCTTCTTCAGGGGCATGTCGATGCCCCACTCGTTGAAGAGCGTCTTCTCGAGGCCGTCGAGGTCCCACTGCTCCTCGACCGACTCGGCCGGCACGTACTGCCGCACAAGATCGGTGAAGCAGCCTTCGCGCAGCGCCGCGATCTGCGCCGTGAGGTCGCCCGCGTCGAGGATGTCGTTGCGCTGCTGGTAGATCACCTTGCGCTGGTCGTTCGACACGTCGTCGTATTCGAGCAGCTGCTTGCGGATGTCGAAGTTGCGCGCCTCGACCTTGCGCTGCGCGCTCTCGATGCTGCGCGTGACGATGCCGGCTTCGATGGCTTCGCCGTCGGGCATCTTGAGGCGATCCATGATCGCCTTCACGCGGTCGCCCGCGAAGATGCGCATCAGCGGATCGTCCAGGCTCAGGTAGAAGCGCGAGGAGCCCGGGTCGCCCTGGCGGCCCGAACGGCCGCGCAGCTGGTTGTCGATGCGGCGCGACTCATGGCGTTCGGTCGCGATGATGCGCAGGCCGCCCAGCGACTTGACGAACTCGTGGTCCTTGGTCCATTCGGCGCGCACGTGCGCGATGTCGGCCTCTTTGGTGGCGTCGTCGCGGCCTTCGTCGTTCTCGATGGCCTCGATCATCTTCTCGATGTTGCCGCCCAGCACGATGTCGGTACCGCGGCCGGCCATGTTGGTCGCGATGGTGATCATCTTCGTGCGGCCGGCCTGCGCCACGATGTCGGCTTCGCGCGCATGCTGCTTGGCGTTGAGCACCTGGTGCGGCAGGCCCGCCTGGGTGAGCAGGCCGTCGATGATCTCGGAGTTCTCGATCGACGAGGTGCCCACCAGCACCGGCTGGCCGCGCTCGTAGCATTCGCGGATGTCCTGGATGGCCGCCTCGTACTTTTCGCGCGTGGTCTTGTAGACGCGGTCGAGCTGGTCGTCGCGCTTGCTGATGCGGTTCGGCGGAATGATGACCGTCTCGAGGCCGTAGATTTCCTGGAACTCGTAGGCTTCGGTGTCGGCCGTGCCGGTCATGCCGGCCAGCTTGCCGTACAGGCGGAAGTAGTTCTGGAAGGTGATGGAGGCCAGCGTCTGGTTCTCGGCCTGGATCTGCACGCCTTCCTTGGCTTCCACGGCCTGGTGCAGGCCGTCGCTCCAGCGGCGGCCCGTCATCAGGCGGCCGGTGAATTCGTCGACGATGACGACTTCGCCCTGCTGCACCACGTAATGCTGGTCGCGGTGGTACAGGTGTCGTGCACGCAGCGCGGCGTTCAGGTGGTGCATCAGCGTGATGTTGGCCGGGTCGTAGAGCGACGCGCCCTCGGGCAGCAGCTTGAATTCGCCCAGCAGCTGCTCGGCCTTCTCGTGGCCGTCTTCGGTCAGGAACACCTGGTGGGTCTTTTCGTCCACCGTGAAGTCGCCCGGCACCGTGACGCCTTCGCCCGTGCGCGGGTCGGCCTCGCCTTCCTGCTTGGTCAGCAGGGGCACCACCTTGTTGATGGCCAGGTAGAGGTCGGTGTGGTCTTCGGCCTGGCCGCTGATGATCAGCGGCGTGCGGGCCTCGTCGATCAGGATGGAGTCCACCTCGTCGACGATGGCGTAGTTCAGGCTGCGCTGAACCCGGTCGCCGGGCTCGTACACCATGTTGTCGCGCAGGTAGTCGAAGCCGTACTCGTTGTTGGTGCCGTACGTGATGTCGCTGCCGTAGGCCTGCTGCTTTTCCTCGCGCGGCATCTGCGGCAGGTTGATGCCCACCGTCAGGCCCAGGAAGTTGTACAGGCGGCCCATCCACTGGGCGTCGCGGTTGGCCAAGTAGTCATTCACCGTGACCACGTGCACGCCCTTGCCCGACAGCGCGTTCAGGTACACCGGCAGCGTGGCCGTGAGGGTCTTGCCCTCGCCAGTGCGCATTTCGGCGATCTTGCCGTTGTGCAGCGCCATGCCGCCAAGCAGCTGCACATCGAAATGGCGCATCTTCATGACGCGCTTGGAGCCTTCGCGCACGGTGGCGAATGCTTCGGGCAGCAGGGCGTCGAGGCTTTCGCCCTTGGCGATGCGGTCCTTGAACTCCTGGGTCTTGGCGCGCAGCCCATCGTCGCTGAGCTTCTCGAATTCGGGTTCGAGCGCATTGATGCGCTCCACCGTCTTGCGATACTGCTTGAGGAGCCGGTCGTTGCGACTGCCGAAGATCTGGGTCAGGAAGTTGGTTGCCATTGGCGTGGAGATGGGCGGGCACCTGACACGACAGGCACTGCGACCGGATTCCCTAAGATATGGTGAAAGCAGTTGGGCGCACCTTCTTCGAATGCAAGCTCCGAAGAAAGCAAGCGGCTCCAGACCGGATCTGCCGGCGCAAGCGTCGGCAAACCGGGCATTTTAGCTGTCCTTGTTCCCCCCTCCGGATTACCCATGAATCGCCGCTCCGTCCCACCCTTCACGTTGCAGCAGGCCGCCGAAGGCTCGCCCACCCTGGCGAGCCTGATCGCCCGTGCGCGCGACGCGAGCGACCGGCTGCGGGCGGTCGAGGGATTGATCCCGCCGGCCATGCGCCCGGCCGTCCAGGCCGGCCCGGCCGAAGGGGACGTGTGGTGCCTGCTGGTCAACGGCAGCGCGGCGGCGGCCAAGCTGCGCCAGCTGTCGCCGATGCTGGTCACCCGGCTGCGCAACAAGGGCTGGGACGTGAACACGATCCGGATCAAGGTCCAATCCGGGCGCTGAACGGAAAAGCGGCCGGCCGCGCAAA
It includes:
- the secA gene encoding preprotein translocase subunit SecA — translated: MATNFLTQIFGSRNDRLLKQYRKTVERINALEPEFEKLSDDGLRAKTQEFKDRIAKGESLDALLPEAFATVREGSKRVMKMRHFDVQLLGGMALHNGKIAEMRTGEGKTLTATLPVYLNALSGKGVHVVTVNDYLANRDAQWMGRLYNFLGLTVGINLPQMPREEKQQAYGSDITYGTNNEYGFDYLRDNMVYEPGDRVQRSLNYAIVDEVDSILIDEARTPLIISGQAEDHTDLYLAINKVVPLLTKQEGEADPRTGEGVTVPGDFTVDEKTHQVFLTEDGHEKAEQLLGEFKLLPEGASLYDPANITLMHHLNAALRARHLYHRDQHYVVQQGEVVIVDEFTGRLMTGRRWSDGLHQAVEAKEGVQIQAENQTLASITFQNYFRLYGKLAGMTGTADTEAYEFQEIYGLETVIIPPNRISKRDDQLDRVYKTTREKYEAAIQDIRECYERGQPVLVGTSSIENSEIIDGLLTQAGLPHQVLNAKQHAREADIVAQAGRTKMITIATNMAGRGTDIVLGGNIEKMIEAIENDEGRDDATKEADIAHVRAEWTKDHEFVKSLGGLRIIATERHESRRIDNQLRGRSGRQGDPGSSRFYLSLDDPLMRIFAGDRVKAIMDRLKMPDGEAIEAGIVTRSIESAQRKVEARNFDIRKQLLEYDDVSNDQRKVIYQQRNDILDAGDLTAQIAALREGCFTDLVRQYVPAESVEEQWDLDGLEKTLFNEWGIDMPLKKDIEAAEAVGDDDIVEKVVKNANDSFGAKVALIGQENFTQFERMVLLQSIDTHWREHLASLDYLRQGIHLRGYAQKQPKQEYKREAFELFGQLLDSVKNEVTRQLMTVRVQSGEQLEEAADALESRGENVSNITYSAPTETGEVEVRLDEENQRRIAAAGLGLGTLGAEAEAAAFARVGRNDPCPCGSGKKYKHCHGKLS